In Pseudonocardia cypriaca, a single genomic region encodes these proteins:
- a CDS encoding SRPBCC family protein: protein MAEFEAERVVPATAEQVFAVVSDLDRLPEWLPDPVDVRPTGDGQVHADVPERGVDSQGTVQVRPEQLRVEWAHAPEYAGWLQVEHAEGSRSTVHLHLSFLGDQPETHGGAPAADVRQWLDDALASLERVVSTSS from the coding sequence ATGGCGGAGTTCGAGGCGGAACGCGTTGTCCCGGCCACGGCGGAGCAGGTGTTCGCGGTGGTCTCGGATCTGGACCGGCTGCCGGAGTGGCTGCCCGACCCGGTCGACGTGCGCCCGACCGGCGACGGGCAGGTGCACGCCGACGTCCCGGAGCGCGGGGTCGACTCCCAGGGAACGGTGCAGGTGCGACCTGAGCAGCTGCGGGTGGAGTGGGCGCACGCGCCCGAGTACGCGGGCTGGCTGCAGGTGGAGCACGCCGAGGGTTCCCGCTCGACCGTGCACCTGCACCTGTCGTTCCTCGGCGACCAGCCGGAGACGCACGGCGGCGCCCCCGCCGCCGACGTGCGGCAGTGGCTCGACGACGCACTGGCGAGCCTGGAACGAGTGGTGTCGACGTCCAGCTGA
- a CDS encoding MauE/DoxX family redox-associated membrane protein: MDRARSLDVVGTLARIGLAAVWLVSGVLKAADPDQTYIAVRAYDVLPDTGVEVVAALLPWVELALGVLLLAGVGTRLVAALSAGLLLVFVIGVGQAWARGLSIDCGCFGGGGAVEPGETTYVQELVRDIGFLLMAGWLVVRPRTVLALDDRLGTRRMG; the protein is encoded by the coding sequence GTGGACCGCGCCCGCTCGCTCGACGTCGTCGGGACGCTGGCCCGGATCGGCCTCGCCGCCGTGTGGCTGGTGTCCGGCGTGCTCAAGGCCGCCGACCCGGACCAGACGTACATCGCGGTGCGCGCCTACGACGTGCTGCCCGACACCGGTGTGGAGGTCGTGGCGGCGCTGTTGCCGTGGGTCGAGCTGGCGCTCGGCGTGCTGCTGCTGGCCGGTGTCGGCACGCGCCTGGTCGCCGCCCTGTCCGCCGGCCTGCTGCTCGTGTTCGTGATCGGGGTCGGCCAGGCGTGGGCGCGTGGCCTGTCGATCGACTGCGGTTGCTTCGGTGGCGGTGGTGCGGTGGAACCCGGCGAGACGACATACGTCCAGGAGTTGGTGCGCGACATCGGCTTCCTGCTGATGGCCGGCTGGCTGGTCGTCCGTCCGCGCACTGTGCTGGCACTCGACGACCGGCTCGGAACCAGGAGGATGGGCTGA
- a CDS encoding aminomethyltransferase family protein, translated as MTLSPPSPRLLLPGLVPREPGLETYWVRPGGVTAVRLAAGDRIDVVDRQGMQPAELTVLGPKRALGVAQDAPATTVRALALREGDGARAVLAVLAEHGVDPSAATAARLFGGRSPAGARESFTAVDAADVLVAAPALPMLVDAEPANPPSDLLLEVRRGAQRPAMEPHLPEPLAEPVLDLRIDAATACSYEVREGQYIQIIDVEGRQCSDFVAFGARQLQDGVERGLDSTTTRYLMGNAYPQPGLFGKFYDQDAQPLVEIVRDTVGRHDTFGLACNPKYYEDMGYPGHVNCTDNFNAQLARYGVAARKGWPALNLFYNTMFDDHNLLVFDEPWSRPGDYVLMRATTDLVCASSACPDDIDPSNAWVPTDVHVRVYDARRKFSMAIAHRVTPESEATLSRETAFNERTSALTRQFVEYRGYWLPSSFDGHGVQEEYWACRERAAVMDLSPLRKFEVLGPDAEALLQATVTRNIRKLSHGQVVYSAMCNETGGMIDDCTIFRLGDTNFRFVGGDEYDGVWLREQAQRLGLDRVWVKHSTDQLHNIAVQGPASRDLLASIVWTPPTQPRFTDLTWFRFAIGRIGDHNGIPLLISRTGYSGELGYELWVHPRDASALWDAVWEAGRPHGLTPLGLEALDVLRIEAGLVFAGYDFCDQTDPFEAGIGFTVPLKTKEDDFVGREALLERKAHPQRTLVGLELAGNEPAQHGDPVHVGRSRVGVVTSATRSPVLRKNIALCRIAVQHAEIDTAVEVGKLDGHGKRIPARVVRFPFYDPDKTRPRS; from the coding sequence ATGACCCTCTCCCCACCGTCTCCCCGGCTGCTGCTGCCCGGTCTCGTCCCCCGCGAGCCGGGGCTCGAGACGTACTGGGTGCGGCCGGGCGGCGTCACCGCAGTGCGGCTCGCCGCCGGGGACCGGATCGACGTCGTCGACCGGCAGGGCATGCAGCCCGCCGAGCTGACCGTGCTCGGCCCGAAGCGCGCACTCGGTGTCGCGCAGGATGCGCCGGCCACCACGGTGCGGGCGCTGGCCCTTCGCGAGGGCGACGGTGCGCGCGCCGTGCTCGCCGTGCTGGCCGAGCACGGGGTCGACCCCTCGGCCGCGACCGCCGCTCGGCTGTTCGGCGGGCGGTCGCCCGCCGGGGCGCGCGAGTCCTTCACCGCGGTCGACGCCGCCGACGTCCTCGTCGCCGCCCCTGCCCTGCCGATGCTGGTCGACGCGGAACCGGCCAACCCGCCGTCCGACCTGCTGCTCGAGGTTCGGCGGGGCGCGCAGCGCCCGGCGATGGAGCCGCACCTGCCCGAACCGCTGGCCGAGCCGGTGCTCGACCTGCGCATCGACGCCGCCACGGCGTGCAGCTACGAGGTTCGCGAGGGCCAGTACATCCAGATCATCGACGTCGAGGGCAGGCAGTGCTCGGACTTCGTCGCCTTCGGCGCCCGTCAACTGCAGGACGGCGTGGAGCGCGGCCTGGACTCCACGACCACCCGCTACCTCATGGGCAACGCCTACCCCCAGCCCGGCCTGTTCGGGAAGTTCTACGACCAGGATGCCCAGCCGCTGGTGGAGATCGTGCGGGACACCGTCGGGCGCCACGACACGTTCGGGCTCGCGTGCAACCCGAAGTATTACGAAGACATGGGCTACCCGGGCCACGTCAACTGCACCGACAACTTCAACGCCCAGCTCGCCCGCTACGGCGTCGCGGCCAGGAAGGGCTGGCCGGCGCTGAACCTCTTCTACAACACGATGTTCGACGACCACAACCTGCTCGTGTTCGACGAGCCGTGGTCGCGACCCGGCGACTACGTGCTCATGCGAGCGACCACCGACCTCGTCTGCGCGTCCTCGGCCTGCCCGGACGACATCGACCCGTCCAACGCGTGGGTGCCCACGGACGTACACGTGCGGGTCTACGACGCGAGGAGGAAGTTCTCGATGGCCATCGCCCACCGGGTCACACCGGAGTCCGAGGCGACGCTCTCCCGGGAGACGGCCTTCAACGAGCGGACCTCGGCGCTGACCCGGCAGTTCGTCGAGTACCGCGGCTACTGGTTGCCGAGCAGCTTCGACGGTCACGGCGTCCAGGAGGAGTACTGGGCGTGCCGGGAGCGCGCCGCGGTGATGGACCTGTCGCCGCTGCGCAAGTTCGAGGTGCTCGGGCCGGATGCCGAGGCGCTGCTGCAGGCCACCGTCACGCGCAACATCCGCAAGCTCTCGCACGGGCAGGTCGTCTACTCGGCCATGTGCAACGAGACCGGCGGGATGATCGACGACTGCACGATCTTCCGCCTGGGCGACACGAACTTCCGCTTCGTCGGCGGCGACGAGTACGACGGTGTCTGGCTGCGTGAGCAGGCCCAGCGCCTCGGCCTGGACCGGGTATGGGTGAAGCACTCCACCGACCAGCTGCACAACATCGCCGTGCAGGGCCCGGCCAGCCGCGACCTGCTCGCGTCGATCGTCTGGACCCCGCCGACCCAGCCCCGGTTCACCGATCTGACGTGGTTCCGGTTCGCGATCGGTCGCATCGGCGACCACAACGGCATCCCGCTGCTCATCTCGCGCACCGGGTACTCCGGCGAGCTCGGCTACGAGCTGTGGGTGCACCCGCGCGACGCTTCGGCGCTCTGGGACGCCGTGTGGGAGGCCGGTCGGCCCCACGGTCTCACCCCGCTCGGGCTCGAGGCGCTGGACGTCCTGCGCATCGAGGCGGGTCTGGTGTTCGCAGGCTACGACTTCTGCGACCAGACCGACCCGTTCGAGGCGGGGATCGGCTTCACGGTGCCGTTGAAGACGAAGGAGGACGACTTCGTCGGCCGTGAGGCGCTGCTCGAGCGCAAGGCACACCCGCAGCGCACGCTCGTGGGTCTGGAGCTCGCGGGCAACGAGCCCGCCCAGCACGGCGACCCCGTCCACGTCGGACGTTCCCGGGTCGGCGTGGTCACGAGCGCCACCCGTTCACCGGTGCTGCGGAAGAACATCGCGCTGTGCCGCATCGCCGTGCAGCACGCGGAGATCGACACGGCGGTGGAGGTCGGTAAGCTCGACGGCCACGGCAAGCGCATTCCCGCGCGGGTGGTCCGGTTCCCTTTCTACGACCCCGACAAGACCCGTCCGCGGTCCTGA
- a CDS encoding dihydrofolate reductase family protein, translating to MPSAADRPGPTRKLVVQQWVTVDNVAAEEDGGLSFVSGEPFSENTPEAFKASVMGLIDSVDTMILGANTYAMSKDYWPHAEEQGEYGEKLNNLAKFVASSKLDDAPWGDFPAATVTRDPAATVRELKQRSGKDIWLWGSLTLMRSLLAAGLIDEVRMLVCPASRGKGTRIFEDRQDLQLLEATAFENGLALLRYEIKK from the coding sequence ATGCCGAGCGCTGCCGATCGACCGGGCCCCACGCGAAAGCTCGTGGTCCAGCAGTGGGTCACCGTTGACAACGTCGCTGCGGAGGAGGACGGCGGGCTCAGCTTCGTGTCCGGAGAGCCCTTCTCCGAGAACACCCCCGAGGCGTTCAAGGCGAGCGTGATGGGGCTCATCGACTCGGTCGACACGATGATCCTCGGCGCGAACACCTACGCCATGTCCAAGGACTACTGGCCGCACGCCGAGGAGCAGGGCGAGTACGGCGAGAAGCTCAACAACCTCGCCAAGTTTGTCGCCTCGTCGAAGCTGGACGACGCCCCCTGGGGCGACTTCCCCGCCGCGACGGTGACGCGCGACCCGGCCGCCACCGTCCGGGAGCTCAAGCAGCGGAGCGGCAAGGACATCTGGCTGTGGGGGAGCCTGACGCTCATGCGCTCCCTGCTGGCCGCAGGCCTCATCGACGAGGTCCGGATGCTGGTGTGCCCGGCGTCACGCGGCAAGGGGACGCGCATCTTCGAGGATCGGCAAGACCTGCAACTGCTCGAGGCCACCGCGTTCGAGAACGGCCTGGCGCTCCTGCGCTACGAGATCAAGAAGTAG
- a CDS encoding VIT1/CCC1 transporter family protein: protein MNGVPDPAALAGHEHHHADVSGGWLRAAVFGAMDGLVTNIALVAGVGGGGADRHTIILTGMAGLVAGAFSMALGEFASVDTQNDAVANEVAVEREEIRIHPQAEEAELAQMYEGMGLTRSTAEAMAREVHANPDLALKVHVSQELGVDVDEQPSPWVAAVSSFVCFAVGGVIPLVSFLLGSSSLPVALLVGAVGLFTVGALTSRFTTRSWLLSGLRQLAFGALAAGATFIVGLLIGVGVTG from the coding sequence ATGAACGGCGTCCCTGATCCGGCAGCCCTCGCCGGGCACGAGCACCATCACGCCGACGTCTCCGGCGGCTGGTTGCGGGCCGCTGTGTTCGGCGCGATGGACGGGCTGGTCACGAACATCGCGCTCGTCGCGGGCGTCGGCGGCGGTGGCGCCGACCGGCACACCATCATCCTGACCGGTATGGCCGGGCTCGTCGCCGGTGCGTTCTCGATGGCGTTGGGCGAGTTCGCTTCGGTCGACACGCAGAACGACGCGGTCGCGAACGAGGTGGCGGTCGAGCGCGAGGAGATCCGCATCCACCCGCAGGCCGAGGAGGCCGAGCTCGCCCAGATGTACGAGGGGATGGGCCTCACCCGCTCGACGGCGGAGGCGATGGCCCGCGAGGTGCACGCCAACCCGGATCTCGCCCTCAAGGTGCACGTCTCCCAGGAGCTGGGCGTCGACGTGGACGAGCAGCCGTCGCCGTGGGTCGCCGCCGTCTCGTCGTTCGTGTGCTTCGCCGTCGGCGGGGTGATCCCGCTGGTCTCCTTCCTGCTCGGGTCCTCGTCGTTGCCGGTGGCCCTGCTCGTCGGTGCGGTCGGGTTGTTCACGGTCGGCGCGCTCACGTCGCGGTTCACAACGCGCAGCTGGTTGCTCAGCGGGCTGCGGCAGCTCGCGTTCGGCGCGCTCGCCGCAGGGGCGACCTTCATCGTCGGCCTGCTGATCGGCGTGGGGGTCACGGGATAG
- a CDS encoding DsbA family protein: MGGASRNEKRRKQEEAERRLAAAGIRVPQKRNRTPMIVVAVVIVVAVVVGGALLVARALGGDVEPTYTAKADGAVVTAGTGPVVIDLYEDYICPSCERFEARYGSEVTTALNEGKISLRIHTIAILDEQSNPAGYSTRAGNAALCAVSAGIFPRYHEKLFDEQPAEGSAGLSDDQLIAFGTELGAQGDFAACVQGNTHVDAVAAETEKATSDTALQTNGRFGTPTVAIGGKKIDLNDTSWLQKAIEGQP, from the coding sequence ATGGGCGGAGCCTCTCGCAACGAGAAGCGGCGCAAGCAGGAGGAGGCGGAGCGACGCCTCGCCGCCGCGGGCATCCGGGTCCCGCAGAAGCGCAACCGGACCCCGATGATCGTGGTCGCCGTGGTGATCGTGGTCGCCGTTGTGGTCGGCGGTGCCCTGCTGGTGGCCCGCGCCCTCGGCGGCGACGTCGAGCCGACCTACACCGCCAAGGCGGACGGGGCCGTCGTCACCGCGGGCACCGGCCCCGTGGTGATCGACCTCTACGAGGACTACATCTGCCCGAGCTGCGAGCGGTTCGAGGCCCGCTACGGCAGCGAGGTCACGACCGCGCTGAACGAGGGCAAGATCAGCCTCCGGATCCACACGATCGCCATCCTGGACGAGCAGAGCAACCCCGCCGGCTACTCCACCCGCGCCGGGAACGCCGCGCTCTGCGCCGTTTCCGCCGGGATCTTCCCGCGCTACCACGAGAAGCTGTTCGACGAGCAGCCCGCCGAGGGCAGCGCAGGCCTGAGCGACGACCAGCTGATCGCGTTCGGCACGGAACTGGGAGCCCAGGGCGACTTCGCCGCCTGCGTGCAGGGCAACACCCACGTGGACGCGGTGGCGGCCGAGACGGAGAAGGCCACCTCCGACACCGCACTGCAGACCAACGGCCGCTTCGGCACCCCCACCGTCGCGATCGGCGGCAAGAAGATCGATCTCAACGACACGAGCTGGCTGCAGAAGGCGATCGAGGGCCAGCCCTGA
- a CDS encoding MFS transporter → MVEVGRSGLDRDVRERMPREIWVLVGTSFLIAIGYGIVAPTLPVFVRSFDVGITAASLVISVFALVRLLFAPVSGRIVGRIGEVPTFTIGLSIVALSTGACAFAGSYWQLLVLRGLGGIGSTMFTVSALSLLIRLAPPHMRGRASGMWATGFLLGNVIGPLVGGGLGAVSLRAPFLVYSAVLVVVVCVALLLLRGRDGTGAELAATAEPPARFRAALAHPAYRAALAASFANGWVVFGVRVALVPLFVVEALGQAEAWGGIALAVFAVGNAATLVLSGRLADRRGRRPPVLAGLAVTAAATGVLGFLTDPTLFLATSLVAGMGSGLVNPPMNAAVADVIGSRARGGTVLAGFQMVADLGAIVGPVVAGALAEVAGFWAAFAVSGAMALVALGFWLRAPETLPSAPGPRAAEESLAECSETECPSRRRPIP, encoded by the coding sequence GTGGTCGAGGTCGGACGGTCGGGGCTCGACCGGGACGTGCGGGAGCGGATGCCCCGCGAGATCTGGGTTCTCGTCGGCACCTCGTTCCTCATCGCCATCGGCTACGGGATCGTGGCGCCGACGCTGCCGGTGTTCGTCAGGTCGTTCGACGTCGGCATCACGGCCGCGTCCCTCGTCATCAGCGTGTTCGCGCTCGTCCGGCTGCTGTTCGCGCCCGTGAGCGGGCGGATCGTGGGGCGCATCGGCGAGGTGCCGACGTTCACGATCGGCCTGTCGATCGTCGCCCTGAGCACCGGCGCATGCGCCTTCGCGGGGAGCTACTGGCAGCTGCTCGTGCTGCGCGGGCTCGGTGGGATCGGCTCCACGATGTTCACCGTCTCGGCGCTGTCGCTGCTCATTCGCCTCGCGCCGCCGCACATGCGGGGGCGGGCGTCCGGGATGTGGGCCACCGGCTTCCTCCTCGGCAACGTCATCGGCCCACTCGTCGGCGGCGGCCTGGGCGCCGTGAGCCTGCGCGCACCGTTCCTCGTCTACTCGGCGGTGCTCGTGGTCGTCGTGTGCGTCGCGCTGCTCCTGCTGCGCGGCCGGGACGGGACGGGCGCAGAGCTGGCCGCGACCGCCGAGCCCCCCGCCCGGTTCCGCGCCGCCCTCGCCCACCCGGCCTACCGCGCGGCGCTCGCCGCCAGCTTCGCCAACGGGTGGGTCGTGTTCGGCGTCCGCGTCGCGCTGGTGCCGCTGTTCGTGGTCGAGGCGTTGGGGCAGGCCGAGGCGTGGGGCGGCATCGCGCTCGCCGTGTTCGCCGTCGGCAACGCGGCCACGCTCGTGCTCTCGGGCCGGCTGGCCGACCGGCGTGGCCGGCGCCCACCGGTGCTGGCCGGGCTCGCCGTCACGGCGGCCGCCACCGGTGTGCTCGGGTTCCTCACCGACCCGACCCTGTTCCTCGCGACCAGCCTGGTGGCGGGGATGGGCAGCGGGCTGGTGAACCCGCCCATGAACGCGGCCGTCGCCGATGTGATCGGTTCCCGTGCCCGGGGCGGCACGGTGCTCGCGGGGTTCCAGATGGTGGCGGACCTCGGCGCCATCGTCGGCCCCGTCGTGGCCGGTGCGCTCGCCGAGGTCGCCGGGTTCTGGGCCGCGTTCGCCGTGTCGGGGGCGATGGCGCTCGTCGCGCTCGGGTTCTGGCTCCGCGCTCCCGAGACCCTCCCGTCGGCGCCGGGCCCGAGGGCCGCGGAGGAGTCGCTGGCCGAGTGCTCTGAGACCGAGTGCCCATCGCGGCGCCGACCTATCCCGTGA
- a CDS encoding EamA family transporter, protein MAENEKVQQLRREYRNRQVRWGFIWAIWCAVLWGAWYVPGTVIYSEVPFVDLAGSTGDYLLAAMVITTLNAVAVLLAMYLWVAVLGKTGEYVRTMRRTRISRWYAPAGLAGMLAIFGSILAIAYVGAAFAAVAALLYPIIGALLARLWYHERITRQAAVGIIVIVAGGVIIFAPGIVGELAGAGTGGMLGYVGGALAFIGWGVEGAIAGRALDVSDPDVGLTLRFTAEVALWVLVVVPITWVLAGNRLWEVIGATLANPNNLLLLVLLGLTFGFCYVAWYKSFPLIGVGRGQAIAALYGPLALVWLYLFTLEAPGVQFVVGGLIAVIGSFVLFTEKRDVLEVVRAVPGAQVGAATNP, encoded by the coding sequence ATGGCAGAAAACGAGAAGGTGCAGCAGTTGCGTCGGGAGTACCGCAACCGGCAGGTGCGGTGGGGTTTCATCTGGGCCATCTGGTGCGCGGTTCTGTGGGGCGCCTGGTACGTGCCGGGCACGGTCATCTACTCGGAGGTCCCGTTCGTGGATCTCGCCGGATCGACCGGCGACTACCTGCTGGCGGCCATGGTGATCACGACGCTGAACGCGGTGGCGGTGCTGCTGGCGATGTACCTGTGGGTGGCGGTGCTGGGCAAGACCGGCGAGTACGTCCGGACGATGCGGCGGACCCGCATCTCGCGCTGGTACGCCCCGGCCGGGCTCGCCGGCATGCTGGCGATCTTCGGCTCGATCCTCGCGATCGCCTACGTGGGTGCCGCGTTCGCCGCGGTCGCCGCCCTGCTGTACCCGATCATCGGCGCCCTGCTGGCCAGGCTCTGGTACCACGAGCGCATCACCCGCCAGGCGGCCGTGGGCATCATCGTGATCGTCGCCGGAGGAGTGATCATCTTCGCTCCCGGGATCGTCGGGGAGCTCGCCGGCGCCGGCACGGGCGGCATGCTCGGCTACGTGGGTGGCGCGCTGGCGTTCATCGGCTGGGGCGTCGAGGGCGCCATCGCGGGGCGCGCGCTGGACGTCAGCGACCCCGACGTCGGTCTCACGCTGCGGTTCACCGCCGAGGTGGCGCTGTGGGTGCTCGTCGTCGTGCCCATCACGTGGGTGCTCGCGGGCAACCGGCTGTGGGAGGTCATCGGGGCGACGCTGGCCAACCCCAACAACCTGTTGCTGCTCGTCCTGCTCGGGCTGACGTTCGGCTTCTGCTACGTGGCCTGGTACAAGTCCTTCCCGCTCATCGGCGTCGGCCGTGGCCAGGCGATCGCAGCGCTGTACGGGCCGCTCGCGCTGGTGTGGCTGTACCTGTTCACCCTCGAGGCGCCGGGCGTCCAGTTCGTCGTCGGCGGACTGATCGCCGTGATCGGCAGCTTCGTGCTGTTCACCGAGAAGCGCGACGTGCTGGAGGTCGTCCGGGCGGTCCCGGGTGCCCAGGTCGGCGCTGCGACCAACCCCTGA
- a CDS encoding amino acid permease: MSSPSTYLTRDRETARADEALLLRLGYSQVLYRKMGGFSNFAISFTIISIFTGYLPSYYIGFHNGGPAIIMWGSLIVGPVSVLVAMAMAEIASSMPTAGALYFWASKLGGPAWGWFTGWFNLVGLIAVCAAVQYASATFATALLNLWFPSLVGTDNVTIFIVMSVIAAVQLSLNLLNVNVLAQLNVLSTWWHMAGVGLVVVVMVIVPTEHQSVAFVFGEVINNSGFSDSAIWYVFGIGLLMPVYSLVGYDASAHMSEETRSASRSTALGMVWAVVASVVFGFVLLLAVTFAVPDVQGTLDAGGQAVVYIWAEATNDAWAEFMLLITVGAQLFCGTACVTSGSRMLFAFSRDHAVPGSRLWRRVGANRVPVNSVIAIVVAAWALMIPTLANGVVGYAVGTSIAVIGLSIAFALPIILRIRAGEKFEPGVWSLGKHYKWISRIAVAWIAFICVLFLLPISPNGIPGAEEFAFESVNYAPLTVGGALLLFGGWYFLSARKWFTGPVREETADAELAAIQRAASQSQAYQQHQQQQAYQQQQHQQQQSGHPF, encoded by the coding sequence ATGTCGAGCCCTTCTACCTATCTGACGAGAGATCGCGAAACCGCCCGCGCCGACGAGGCGCTCCTGCTGCGGCTGGGGTACTCGCAGGTGCTCTACCGCAAGATGGGCGGGTTCTCCAACTTCGCCATCTCGTTCACGATCATCTCCATCTTCACGGGATACCTGCCCTCCTACTACATCGGCTTCCACAACGGCGGCCCGGCCATCATCATGTGGGGCAGCCTGATCGTCGGCCCCGTCTCGGTGCTCGTCGCGATGGCGATGGCCGAGATCGCCTCCTCGATGCCCACGGCGGGCGCGCTGTACTTCTGGGCCTCCAAGCTGGGCGGGCCCGCGTGGGGCTGGTTCACCGGCTGGTTCAACCTGGTGGGTCTGATCGCGGTCTGTGCGGCCGTCCAGTACGCCTCGGCGACCTTCGCGACGGCGCTGCTGAACCTGTGGTTCCCGAGCCTCGTCGGCACCGACAACGTCACGATCTTCATCGTCATGTCGGTGATCGCGGCTGTGCAGCTGAGCCTCAACCTCCTCAACGTCAACGTGCTGGCTCAGCTCAACGTGCTGTCGACGTGGTGGCACATGGCCGGCGTCGGGCTGGTCGTCGTCGTCATGGTGATCGTTCCCACTGAGCACCAGTCGGTCGCGTTCGTGTTCGGCGAGGTGATCAACAACTCCGGGTTCTCCGACTCGGCCATCTGGTACGTGTTCGGCATCGGGCTGCTGATGCCCGTGTACTCCCTCGTCGGCTACGACGCCTCGGCGCACATGAGCGAGGAGACCCGCTCGGCGTCCCGCTCCACGGCACTGGGCATGGTGTGGGCCGTTGTCGCGTCGGTGGTGTTCGGGTTCGTCCTGCTGTTGGCGGTGACGTTCGCGGTGCCGGACGTGCAGGGCACCCTCGACGCGGGTGGCCAGGCCGTGGTCTACATCTGGGCCGAGGCCACCAACGACGCTTGGGCGGAGTTCATGCTGCTCATCACCGTGGGCGCGCAGCTCTTCTGCGGCACGGCGTGTGTCACCTCAGGGTCGCGGATGCTGTTCGCGTTCTCCCGCGACCATGCGGTGCCCGGGTCACGGCTGTGGCGGCGGGTCGGAGCGAACCGGGTTCCGGTGAACTCGGTGATCGCGATCGTCGTCGCCGCGTGGGCGCTGATGATCCCCACGCTCGCCAACGGCGTGGTCGGTTACGCGGTCGGCACCTCGATCGCCGTGATCGGCCTCTCCATCGCGTTCGCGCTGCCGATCATCCTGCGGATCAGGGCGGGCGAGAAGTTCGAGCCGGGCGTCTGGAGCCTCGGCAAGCACTACAAGTGGATCTCCCGGATCGCGGTCGCCTGGATCGCGTTCATCTGCGTGCTGTTCCTCCTGCCGATCTCGCCCAACGGCATCCCGGGCGCTGAGGAGTTCGCCTTCGAGTCGGTGAACTACGCCCCCCTGACGGTGGGCGGCGCGCTCCTCCTGTTCGGCGGCTGGTACTTCTTGTCCGCCCGCAAGTGGTTCACCGGCCCGGTCCGCGAGGAAACCGCGGATGCGGAGCTCGCGGCCATCCAGCGCGCGGCCTCGCAGTCGCAGGCGTATCAGCAGCACCAGCAGCAGCAGGCGTATCAGCAGCAGCAGCACCAGCAGCAGCAGTCCGGGCACCCGTTCTGA
- a CDS encoding tetratricopeptide repeat protein has translation MHDLAARDARAAALFSAGNLKEAADMFEDALRGCRAMLAPDHHDTLSVAGDLGAARVSSGRREGIRLIAVSRSAHAGAGTRAPGHAHLPDGNGALPGRRRRPRGGHRPARRGHAGRRSAPPGTRTGPPSSSVARPSE, from the coding sequence GTGCACGACCTGGCCGCCCGCGACGCACGCGCCGCGGCCCTGTTCAGCGCCGGCAACCTGAAGGAAGCCGCGGACATGTTCGAGGACGCGTTGCGCGGCTGCCGAGCGATGCTCGCGCCCGACCACCACGACACGCTGAGCGTCGCCGGCGATCTCGGGGCCGCCCGCGTGTCGTCGGGGCGGCGGGAGGGCATCCGGCTGATCGCCGTGAGCCGCTCAGCGCATGCGGGTGCTGGGACCCGCGCACCCGGACACGCTCACCTCCCGGACGGGAATGGTGCGCTCCCAGGCCGCCGCAGGCGACCTCGAGGCGGCCACCGTCCTGCTCGGCGCGGCCATGCAGGACGCCGATCCGCTCCCCCCGGCACCCGCACCGGACCGCCCTCGTCGAGTGTGGCGAGGCCATCGGAATGA
- a CDS encoding App1 family protein yields MTHGSETDAEGSAASVGRVHRAARFEDAVYERVEPRLRQRGWRDTIVPYTGYGTPSWVRVFGRLLLSRPERALGRTRAIRGWRSFATLPVTDEPVIVEVGDRQHQVRTDRGGYIDAVVEAELEPGWRSLRLHRAGAETVEAPVCVVDPNVRFAVVSDIDDTVMVTTLPRPLLAAWNTFVLDEYARSPVPGMAVLYERLMTAHPDAPVFYLSTGAWNVAPTLTRFLSRNLYPPGPLLLTDWGPTTDRWFRSGQAHKRATLARLAGEFPHIRWLLVGDDGQHDPEIYGDFAASHPDNVAAVAIRQLSPTQSVLAGGLPVPADGPARADGQRRSWMYAPDGAGLARQLGEHGLL; encoded by the coding sequence GTGACGCACGGGTCGGAGACCGACGCCGAGGGATCCGCGGCGTCTGTTGGGCGCGTGCACCGCGCGGCTCGTTTCGAGGACGCCGTGTACGAGAGGGTCGAGCCCCGGCTGCGGCAGCGCGGCTGGCGGGACACCATCGTCCCGTACACCGGCTACGGGACACCGTCGTGGGTGCGGGTCTTCGGGCGGTTGCTGTTGAGTCGTCCCGAGCGAGCGTTGGGACGCACCCGGGCCATTCGGGGCTGGCGCAGCTTCGCGACGCTCCCCGTCACCGACGAGCCCGTGATCGTCGAGGTCGGTGACCGGCAACACCAGGTGCGGACCGATCGCGGTGGCTACATCGATGCCGTGGTGGAGGCGGAACTCGAGCCGGGCTGGCGCAGCCTCCGGTTGCACCGGGCGGGCGCCGAGACGGTCGAGGCGCCGGTGTGCGTCGTGGACCCGAACGTCCGCTTCGCCGTCGTGTCCGACATCGACGACACCGTCATGGTCACGACACTGCCACGGCCCCTGCTCGCAGCGTGGAACACCTTCGTCCTCGACGAGTACGCGCGCTCGCCCGTCCCCGGTATGGCCGTGCTGTACGAGCGGCTGATGACGGCGCACCCCGACGCGCCGGTGTTCTACCTGTCGACCGGGGCGTGGAACGTCGCGCCGACGCTGACCCGGTTCCTGTCGCGCAACCTGTACCCCCCAGGTCCGCTGCTGCTCACCGACTGGGGTCCGACGACCGATCGCTGGTTCCGCAGCGGGCAGGCCCACAAGCGCGCCACGCTCGCTCGGCTCGCCGGGGAGTTCCCCCACATCCGGTGGTTGCTCGTCGGTGACGACGGGCAGCACGACCCGGAGATCTACGGCGACTTCGCCGCGTCGCACCCGGACAACGTCGCCGCCGTGGCGATCCGCCAGTTGTCGCCGACCCAGTCGGTGCTCGCCGGCGGCCTGCCGGTGCCCGCCGACGGCCCCGCCCGAGCGGACGGGCAGCGGCGGTCGTGGATGTACGCGCCCGACGGCGCCGGTCTGGCCCGCCAGCTGGGCGAGCACGGACTGTTGTAG